A window of the Lepisosteus oculatus isolate fLepOcu1 chromosome 14, fLepOcu1.hap2, whole genome shotgun sequence genome harbors these coding sequences:
- the LOC138242839 gene encoding zona pellucida sperm-binding protein 3-like: MYFQATAYFATVEQRLYIHSCYVTEKPDQHSQPRFPVIDNLGCMVDCKADGCLSRFVPSKQKDVLRFTIDAFLFQKKLSRKHEVTELYMHCVMAVAPAKATPGTKSCTYNREAKRWEELYGDHEVCACCESRCAGSRNEGTRSLVTSSRVSVAPVDAPLEVGANWTEDEEGDPQSSSEDAESTSEDVEGAEDFGDVGQWTGA, translated from the exons atgtacttccaggccactgcctactttgccacagtggagcagaggctgtacatccactcgtgttacgtaacggagaaaccggaccagcactcccagccccgtttccccgtgatcgacaacttggg gtgcatggtggactgcaaggcagatggctgcctgtccaggtttgtcccctccaagcagaaggatgtgctccgcttcacaattgatgccttcctcttccagaagaagctgtccaggaag catgaagtgactgagctgtacatgcactgtgtcatggctgtggctcctgctaaagcaacaccagggaccaagtcctgcacctacaacagggaggcgaagag gtgggaggagctgtatggtgaccatgaggtctgtgcctgctgtgagtccaggtgtgctggcagtcggaatgaag gtaccaggagcctggtgaccagTAGTCGGGTGTCTGTGGCACCAGTAGACGCTCCTCTGGAGGTGGGAGCTAActggactgaggatgaggagggagaccctcagagctccagtgaagatgctgagagcaccagtgaggatgtggagggagcagaggattttggagatgttggccagtggacag gtgcctga